From Populus trichocarpa isolate Nisqually-1 chromosome 19, P.trichocarpa_v4.1, whole genome shotgun sequence, a single genomic window includes:
- the LOC7458851 gene encoding uncharacterized protein LOC7458851, whose amino-acid sequence MTPPRALIQQSVEHAKTKNKKERRDRTVPTKREIDSLESNAARKLQLEYQSTLGDPIAEFERLLHSAAPFITSSCTNKNQQLDSSLHQAQLPRISLQDVWKWYETPGSYGLEVKAGDSPNINGFLAESTPFCAYFVPYLSAVQFFVYPHLSDVCGKDKVDTNPELVFEFFESELPHDRKPLHLKIRDLISINTSNLQVFGDPSKLESMNLHDLHPSSWFSVAWYPIYRIPEGEFHAAFLTYHSFNQLIVRSIPIDSLSKTFQMIVFPVMGLQSYRIKGERWFDLRTHVESSSEESTSKTSEILIERSRALEERCRTLEKNALLLSTRSVTADQVKRFNYHRDYQFFISRKR is encoded by the exons ATGACACCTCCAAGAGCATTGATTCAACAAAGTGTGGAGCATGCTAAAACGAAGAACAAGAAGGAGAGGAGGGATAGGACTGTGCCGACCAAGAGGGAGATAGATAGTCTAGAATCAAATGCTGCTCGAAAACTGCAACTAGAATATCAGAGTACATTGGGCGATCCAATAGCAGAGTTTGAAAGACTCCTTCATTCTGCTGCTCCATTTATCACTTCCTCttgtacaaataaaaatcaGCAGTTAGATAGTTCTCTTCATCAGGCTCAGTTACCAAGAATATCACttcaggatgtttggaagtGGTATGAGACACCTGGGAGTTATGGGTTAGAAGTCAAGGCAGGAGATTCTCCAAATATTAATGGTTTTCTTGCTGAATCGACACCATTCTGTGCATATTTTGTTCCTTACCTGTCAGCtgttcaattttttgtttaccCACATCTCTCAGATGTTTGTGGGAAGGATAAAGTGGACACCAATCCTGAACTCGTATTTGAATTCTTTGAATCTGAGCTTCCACACGATCGAAAGCCTCTTCATTTAAA AATCAGGGACCTCATCAGTATCAACACTTCTAACCTTCAAGTGTTCGGTGATCCATCAAAGCTAGAATCTATGAACCTGCATGATCTACACCCTTCATCTTG GTTTTCAGTTGCATGGTACCCTATATATCGAATTCCAGAGGGCGAGTTTCACGCAGCATTCCTGACATACCAttcatttaatcaattaattgtacGTAGCATTCCAATTGATTCGCTCAGTAAGACGTTTCAGATGATTGTCTTCCCAGTTATGGGATTGCAAAGCTACAGGATAAAG GGTGAACGCTGGTTTGATCTCAGAACTCATGTTGAGTCTTCTTCAGAAGAAAGTACTTCTAAAACTTCTGAAATTCTCATAGAAAGAAGCAGAGCACTGGAGGAAAGATGCAGAACACTGGAGAAAAATGCCTTGCTTCTCTCTACAAGAAGTGTTACAGCAGATCAAGTCAAAAGATTTAATTACCATCGAGATTATCAGTTCTTCATTAGTAGGAAACGCTAG